One Pseudomonas fluorescens genomic region harbors:
- the rbsK gene encoding ribokinase, which produces MPANVVVIGSLNMDLVTRAPRLPRGGETLIGHSFATVSGGKGANQAVAAARLGAQVAMVGCVGNDDYGVQLRDALLAEQIDCQAVSIVEDSSGVALIVVDDNSQNAIVIVAGANGAMTPAVIDRFDAVLKAADVVICQLEIPDATVGHALKRARALGKTVILNPAPASRPLPADWFGAIDYLIPNESEAAALTGLPVDSLQTAEAAANRLIAMGAGKVIITLGAEGSLFANGKGFEHFPAPKVQAVDTTAAGDTFVGGFAAAHASGKSEGEAIRFGQVAAALSVTRAGAQPSIPTMSDVQAFKPA; this is translated from the coding sequence ATGCCAGCAAATGTAGTGGTAATAGGCAGCCTGAACATGGATCTGGTCACCCGGGCGCCGCGGCTGCCGCGGGGCGGTGAAACGCTGATCGGTCATTCATTCGCCACTGTTTCGGGTGGCAAGGGCGCCAATCAGGCGGTGGCCGCTGCACGTCTGGGGGCGCAGGTGGCGATGGTCGGCTGCGTCGGCAACGATGATTATGGCGTGCAGTTGCGCGACGCCTTGCTGGCCGAGCAGATCGATTGCCAGGCGGTGAGCATTGTCGAGGACTCCAGTGGCGTGGCCCTGATCGTGGTTGATGACAACAGTCAGAACGCTATTGTGATTGTCGCCGGCGCCAATGGCGCCATGACGCCGGCGGTCATTGACCGGTTCGATGCGGTGTTGAAGGCCGCTGATGTGGTGATCTGCCAGCTCGAAATTCCAGACGCTACGGTCGGTCATGCGCTCAAACGTGCACGCGCGCTGGGCAAGACAGTAATCCTCAACCCGGCGCCCGCCAGTCGACCGCTGCCTGCGGACTGGTTCGGCGCGATCGATTATCTGATTCCCAACGAAAGTGAAGCCGCCGCATTGACCGGGCTGCCAGTCGACTCGCTGCAGACCGCAGAGGCCGCCGCCAATCGTCTCATCGCCATGGGCGCGGGCAAAGTCATCATCACCCTCGGCGCTGAAGGCTCGCTGTTCGCCAACGGCAAAGGCTTCGAACATTTCCCCGCGCCCAAAGTGCAAGCAGTCGATACCACTGCCGCCGGTGACACCTTCGTGGGTGGCTTTGCCGCTGCGCACGCCAGTGGCAAGTCTGAAGGCGAGGCTATTCGCTTTGGGCAGGTCGCCGCAGCATTGTCGGTCACACGCGCTGGCGCGCAGCCTTCCATTCCAACCATGTCCGACGTACAGGCATTCAAACCCGCATGA
- a CDS encoding I78 family peptidase inhibitor codes for MPLKFATLGALMAAALLAGCSTSSSESAKDPVAAESSHTRCDAAAAQFTIGKKASPELLEQARTRAGAQNARFLKPDDMITLEYRSDRLNLNTDNNLLITRVNCG; via the coding sequence ATGCCTTTGAAGTTCGCGACACTGGGTGCACTTATGGCCGCTGCCTTGCTGGCGGGTTGCAGTACGAGTTCCAGCGAGTCGGCAAAGGATCCAGTGGCAGCCGAATCCAGTCATACCCGTTGTGATGCGGCCGCCGCGCAGTTCACCATCGGCAAGAAAGCTTCGCCGGAACTGTTGGAGCAGGCCCGCACCAGGGCCGGCGCGCAGAACGCGCGGTTCCTCAAGCCTGACGACATGATCACATTGGAATACCGCTCTGATCGCTTGAACCTGAACACCGACAACAACCTGCTGATCACGCGCGTCAACTGCGGCTGA
- the rbsD gene encoding D-ribose pyranase: MKKTPLLNVALSRLIASLGHGDIVVIGDAGLPVPPGVELIDLALTHGVPDFVSTLKVVLSEMQVESHALAKEIFDKQPTALSALDALHDEGELGRRDLLNHEQFKVLSRQARAIVRTGECQPYCNIALVAGVTF; the protein is encoded by the coding sequence ATGAAAAAAACTCCTTTGCTCAACGTCGCGTTGTCGCGGCTGATCGCCTCTTTGGGCCATGGCGATATCGTGGTGATCGGTGACGCCGGCTTGCCGGTACCGCCGGGTGTCGAGTTGATCGACCTGGCCCTGACTCACGGTGTCCCTGATTTCGTCAGCACTTTGAAAGTCGTGCTCAGCGAAATGCAGGTAGAAAGCCACGCGCTGGCCAAGGAGATCTTCGACAAGCAGCCCACGGCGTTGAGCGCGCTGGATGCGCTGCATGATGAAGGCGAGCTGGGCCGTCGCGATCTGCTCAATCACGAACAATTCAAGGTGCTCAGCCGACAGGCGCGGGCGATTGTTCGTACGGGTGAATGCCAGCCTTATTGCAACATCGCCCTGGTAGCCGGGGTGACGTTCTGA
- a CDS encoding cold-shock protein — protein MSNRQTGTVKWFNDEKGFGFITPQGGGDDLFVHFKAIESDGFKSLKEGQTVSFVAEKGQKGMQAAQVRPE, from the coding sequence ATGTCTAATCGCCAAACCGGCACCGTTAAATGGTTCAACGATGAAAAAGGCTTCGGCTTCATCACTCCTCAAGGTGGCGGTGACGACCTGTTCGTACACTTCAAAGCTATCGAATCCGACGGTTTCAAAAGCCTGAAAGAAGGCCAGACCGTCTCTTTCGTGGCTGAGAAAGGCCAAAAGGGTATGCAAGCTGCACAGGTTCGCCCAGAGTAA
- a CDS encoding asparaginase codes for MKSAFNTLVPGALALLLLLPTALQAKEVETQNKLANVVVLATGGTIAGAGASAANSATYQAAKVGVEQLIAGIPELSKLANVRGEQVMQIASESITNGNLLQLGRRVAELADSKDVDGIVITHGTDTLEETAYFLNLVEKTDKPIIVVGSMRPGTAMSADGMLNLYNAVAVASSKDARGKGVLVTMNDEIQSGRDVSKMINIKTEAFKSAWGPLGMVVEGKSYWFRLPAKRHTMDSEFDIKNIKSLPDVEIAYSYGNVSDTAYKALAQSGAKAIIHAGTGNGSVSSRVVPALQQLRKDGVQIIRSSHVNAGGFVLRNAEQPDDKYDWVVAHDLNPQKARILAMVALTKTNDSKELQRMFWEY; via the coding sequence ATGAAATCTGCTTTCAACACTTTGGTTCCGGGCGCTTTGGCCCTCCTCCTGCTCCTGCCCACCGCTCTTCAGGCGAAAGAAGTCGAAACCCAGAACAAACTCGCAAACGTCGTGGTACTCGCCACGGGCGGGACCATCGCCGGCGCGGGCGCGAGCGCTGCCAACAGCGCTACTTATCAGGCCGCGAAAGTGGGTGTCGAGCAATTGATTGCCGGCATTCCCGAGCTGAGCAAACTGGCCAATGTGCGCGGCGAACAAGTCATGCAGATTGCCTCTGAAAGCATCACCAACGGCAACCTGTTGCAGTTGGGTCGCCGTGTCGCCGAACTGGCTGACAGCAAAGACGTTGATGGCATCGTCATCACCCACGGCACTGACACCTTGGAAGAAACCGCCTACTTCCTGAACCTGGTCGAGAAAACCGACAAACCGATCATTGTCGTTGGCTCGATGCGTCCGGGCACTGCGATGTCCGCCGATGGCATGCTCAACCTGTATAACGCAGTGGCCGTGGCCAGCAGCAAAGATGCGCGCGGCAAAGGCGTGCTGGTGACAATGAACGACGAGATCCAGTCCGGTCGGGACGTCAGCAAGATGATCAACATCAAGACCGAGGCGTTCAAAAGTGCCTGGGGTCCGCTGGGCATGGTGGTTGAAGGCAAATCCTACTGGTTCCGCTTGCCAGCCAAGCGTCACACCATGGATTCCGAATTCGATATAAAAAACATCAAGAGCCTGCCTGACGTAGAAATCGCCTATTCCTACGGCAACGTCAGCGATACCGCCTACAAGGCGCTCGCGCAATCCGGCGCCAAAGCGATTATCCACGCAGGTACCGGCAATGGCTCGGTGTCGTCTCGTGTGGTGCCTGCGCTGCAACAGTTGCGTAAAGATGGCGTGCAGATTATCCGCTCGTCCCACGTCAATGCCGGCGGTTTCGTTCTGCGCAACGCCGAACAACCAGACGACAAATACGACTGGGTTGTCGCGCACGATCTGAACCCGCAGAAAGCCCGCATCCTGGCCATGGTCGCACTGACCAAAACCAACGACAGCAAAGAGCTGCAACGGATGTTCTGGGAATATTGA
- a CDS encoding sugar ABC transporter substrate-binding protein: MKLPFAGRLLAVAMLAATAAALPVSSAFAESAEKPKVALVMKSLANEFFLTMEDGAKAYQKEHSADFDLISNGIKDETDTAGQTRIVEQMILAKVNALVIAPSDSKAMVPVIKKAVDAGITVINIDNQLDPQIVKSKNISVPFVGPDNRKGARLVGEYLAKQLKAGDQVGIIEGVSTTTNAQQRTAGFKDAMGAAQIKVVALQSGDWEIDKGNKVAASILSEYPDVKALLAGNDSMAVGAVSAVRAAGKAGQVKVVGYDNINAIKPMLKDGRVLATADQFAAKQAVFGIETALKIIKGEKVDSGANGVIETPVELVTQ; the protein is encoded by the coding sequence ATGAAGCTGCCATTCGCTGGACGTCTTCTTGCTGTCGCTATGCTGGCTGCCACAGCCGCCGCACTACCCGTCTCCTCGGCATTCGCCGAATCCGCCGAAAAACCCAAGGTCGCATTGGTCATGAAATCTCTGGCCAACGAATTCTTCCTGACTATGGAAGACGGCGCCAAGGCTTATCAGAAAGAACACTCCGCCGATTTCGACCTGATCTCCAATGGCATCAAGGACGAGACCGATACCGCTGGCCAGACGCGAATTGTCGAGCAGATGATCCTGGCGAAGGTCAACGCTCTGGTCATCGCGCCTTCTGACTCCAAGGCCATGGTGCCGGTGATCAAGAAAGCTGTGGATGCCGGCATCACCGTGATCAACATCGACAACCAGCTCGATCCGCAAATCGTCAAAAGCAAAAACATCAGCGTGCCTTTCGTAGGTCCGGACAACCGCAAGGGCGCGCGTCTGGTCGGCGAATACCTGGCCAAGCAGCTCAAGGCCGGTGACCAAGTTGGCATCATTGAAGGCGTATCGACGACCACCAATGCGCAGCAGCGTACCGCCGGCTTCAAGGATGCGATGGGCGCGGCGCAGATAAAAGTGGTTGCCCTGCAATCCGGCGATTGGGAAATCGACAAAGGCAACAAGGTTGCCGCATCGATTCTCAGCGAATACCCGGATGTCAAAGCACTGCTGGCCGGTAACGACAGCATGGCCGTCGGCGCCGTTTCCGCAGTCCGTGCCGCTGGCAAGGCGGGACAGGTGAAAGTGGTCGGTTACGACAACATCAACGCCATCAAACCAATGTTGAAGGATGGTCGAGTGCTGGCCACCGCTGACCAGTTCGCTGCCAAACAAGCGGTGTTCGGCATCGAGACTGCGCTGAAAATCATCAAAGGCGAGAAAGTCGACAGCGGCGCCAACGGTGTGATCGAAACACCGGTCGAGCTGGTTACCCAATAA
- the thrS gene encoding threonine--tRNA ligase — MPTITLPDGSQRSFDHPVSVAEVAASIGAGLAKATVAGKVNGQLVDASDIISSDATLQIITPKDEEGLEIIRHSCAHLVGHAVKQLYPTAKMVIGPVIDEGFYYDIAYERPFTPEDMAAIEQRMQQLIEKDYDVIKKVTPRAEVIEVFKARGEDYKLRLVEDMPNEQTMGLYYHEEYVDMCRGPHVPNTRFLKSFKLTKLSGAYWRGDAKNEQLQRVYGTAWADKKQLAAYIQRIEEAEKRDHRKIGKRLGLFHTQEESPGMVFWHPNGWTLYQVLEQYMRKIQRDNGYLEIKTPQVVDRSLWEKSGHWANYADNMFTTQSENRDYAIKPMNCPCHVQVFNQGLKSYRELPMRLAEFGACHRNEPSGALHGIMRVRAFTQDDAHIFCTEEQMQAESAAFIKLTMDVYRDFGFTEVEMKLSTRPEKRVGSDELWDRAEAALAAALDSAGLPYDLQPGEGAFYGPKIEFSLKDCLGRVWQCGTLQLDFNLPVRLGAEYVSEDNSRKHPVMLHRAILGSFERFVGILIEHYEGAFPAWLAPTQAVIMNITDKQADFVAEVEKTLNESGFRAKSDLRNEKIGFKIREHTLLKVPYLLVIGDKEVEMQTVAVRTREGADLGSMPVAQFAEFLAQAVSRRGRPDLE; from the coding sequence ATGCCAACTATTACTCTTCCCGACGGCAGTCAACGTTCATTCGATCACCCGGTTTCCGTAGCCGAGGTCGCCGCATCCATTGGTGCAGGTCTGGCCAAAGCCACCGTGGCCGGCAAGGTCAATGGCCAACTGGTCGACGCCAGCGACATCATCAGCAGCGACGCGACCCTGCAAATCATCACGCCAAAGGATGAAGAGGGGCTGGAGATCATTCGCCACTCTTGCGCCCACCTGGTGGGGCATGCAGTCAAGCAATTGTACCCGACCGCAAAAATGGTCATCGGGCCAGTGATTGACGAAGGCTTCTATTACGACATCGCCTACGAGCGTCCCTTCACGCCCGAAGACATGGCGGCTATCGAACAGCGCATGCAGCAGCTGATCGAGAAAGATTACGACGTCATCAAGAAAGTCACTCCGCGCGCCGAAGTGATCGAAGTGTTCAAGGCACGCGGCGAAGACTATAAGCTGCGCCTGGTCGAGGACATGCCGAACGAGCAGACCATGGGTCTGTACTATCACGAAGAATACGTCGACATGTGCCGTGGTCCGCACGTGCCGAACACACGCTTCCTGAAGTCCTTCAAATTGACCAAGCTGTCGGGCGCCTACTGGCGTGGCGACGCCAAGAACGAGCAATTGCAGCGCGTTTACGGCACCGCTTGGGCAGACAAGAAGCAACTGGCCGCTTACATCCAGCGCATCGAAGAAGCGGAAAAGCGCGATCACCGCAAGATCGGCAAGCGTCTGGGCCTGTTCCACACCCAGGAAGAATCCCCGGGCATGGTGTTCTGGCACCCGAACGGCTGGACTCTGTATCAGGTGCTTGAGCAGTACATGCGCAAGATCCAGCGCGACAACGGCTATCTTGAGATCAAGACGCCGCAAGTTGTCGACCGCAGCCTGTGGGAGAAATCCGGGCACTGGGCCAACTACGCCGACAACATGTTCACCACTCAGTCGGAAAACCGCGACTACGCCATCAAGCCGATGAACTGCCCTTGCCACGTGCAGGTGTTCAATCAGGGTCTGAAAAGCTACCGCGAGCTGCCGATGCGTCTGGCCGAGTTCGGTGCCTGCCACCGTAACGAGCCATCGGGCGCGCTGCACGGGATCATGCGCGTGCGTGCGTTCACTCAGGACGACGCCCACATCTTCTGCACTGAAGAGCAGATGCAGGCCGAATCCGCCGCATTCATCAAGCTGACCATGGATGTCTATCGCGATTTCGGCTTTACCGAAGTCGAGATGAAGTTGTCCACTCGTCCGGAAAAACGCGTGGGTTCCGACGAGCTGTGGGATCGCGCTGAAGCGGCACTCGCTGCAGCCCTTGATTCTGCGGGGCTGCCGTACGATCTGCAGCCGGGAGAGGGCGCGTTCTACGGTCCGAAGATCGAGTTTTCGCTGAAAGATTGTCTCGGTCGCGTCTGGCAGTGTGGTACCTTGCAGCTCGATTTTAACCTGCCTGTCCGTTTGGGCGCTGAATACGTCTCCGAAGACAACAGCCGCAAACACCCAGTGATGTTGCACCGTGCGATCCTCGGTTCATTCGAGCGATTCGTCGGGATTCTGATCGAGCACTACGAAGGTGCTTTCCCTGCGTGGCTTGCGCCGACCCAGGCGGTGATCATGAATATCACTGATAAACAGGCAGATTTTGTTGCAGAAGTAGAAAAAACTCTCAACGAAAGCGGATTTCGTGCCAAGTCCGACTTGAGAAATGAAAAGATCGGCTTTAAAATCCGCGAGCATACCTTGCTCAAGGTTCCCTATCTCTTGGTTATCGGAGATAAGGAAGTCGAGATGCAGACTGTCGCTGTGCGTACTCGTGAAGGTGCTGACCTGGGCTCGATGCCCGTCGCCCAGTTCGCTGAGTTTCTCGCGCAAGCGGTTTCCCGGCGTGGTCGCCCAGATTTGGAGTAA
- a CDS encoding LacI family DNA-binding transcriptional regulator — MATIKDVAALAGISYTTVSHVVNNTRPVSQEVRLKVEAAIKSLDYVPSAVARSLKAKTTATIGLLVPNSLNPYFAELARGIEDYCERNGYCVILCNSDDNPQKQRSYLRVLLEKRIDGLIVASAGGDSGLAQGLANVKTPMVIVDRGLDGVDADLVRIDHEYGAYLATRHLLELGHRDIATIGGPASTSVAQMRQAGYCRALKEAGIAVRPARMLESDFTSTGGYNAAAMLLEKNPPSAIFAGNDMIGIGVLRAAAERNVRVPQQLSVIGFDDIQMSRYVYPALTTVGQSILQLGEMAAEVLLRRIATPDLGTDQRIVTPSIVLRESTAPLSGVFTEYR, encoded by the coding sequence ATGGCAACGATCAAAGATGTAGCGGCGCTCGCAGGTATTTCCTACACGACCGTATCCCATGTGGTGAACAACACCCGCCCGGTCAGTCAGGAAGTGCGGCTCAAAGTCGAAGCGGCCATCAAAAGTCTCGACTATGTGCCCAGCGCAGTTGCGCGCTCACTGAAAGCCAAGACCACCGCGACCATCGGGTTGCTGGTGCCGAACAGTCTCAACCCCTATTTCGCCGAACTTGCGCGGGGAATCGAGGATTACTGCGAACGTAACGGCTATTGCGTGATCCTGTGCAACTCCGACGATAACCCGCAAAAGCAGCGCAGCTATTTGCGTGTGCTGCTGGAAAAGCGCATCGATGGTTTGATCGTCGCCTCCGCTGGCGGCGACAGCGGTCTGGCGCAGGGCTTGGCGAACGTGAAAACGCCGATGGTCATCGTCGACCGAGGACTGGACGGTGTCGATGCTGATCTGGTGCGCATCGATCATGAATACGGCGCGTATCTGGCGACCCGGCATCTGCTCGAGCTGGGTCACCGCGATATCGCCACCATCGGCGGTCCGGCCAGTACCAGCGTGGCGCAGATGCGTCAGGCCGGATACTGCCGGGCGCTGAAAGAGGCGGGCATCGCGGTGCGCCCGGCGCGCATGCTGGAAAGTGATTTCACCAGCACCGGCGGTTACAACGCTGCAGCGATGCTGCTGGAAAAAAACCCGCCCAGTGCGATTTTTGCTGGCAACGACATGATTGGTATCGGCGTGCTGCGTGCGGCTGCCGAACGCAACGTGCGCGTGCCACAGCAATTGTCGGTCATCGGCTTCGATGACATTCAGATGAGCCGTTACGTGTATCCCGCGCTGACAACTGTCGGCCAGTCGATCCTGCAACTGGGCGAGATGGCGGCGGAAGTATTGCTGCGAAGAATTGCGACACCGGATCTGGGCACGGATCAACGGATCGTGACCCCGAGTATTGTCCTGCGCGAATCGACCGCGCCGTTGTCCGGCGTGTTCACCGAATACCGCTGA
- a CDS encoding nucleoside hydrolase, which translates to MQRYAQKLHQLVRSLLLLSVITATGAHAAEKIDLIIDTDPGADDVVALLFALASPDELNIRALTTVAGNVRLDKTSRNARLAREWAGREDVPVYAGAPKPLMRTPIYAENIHGKEGLSGVTVHEPKKGLAEGSAVSYLIDTLKNAKPHSITIAMLGPQTNLALALIQEPEIVQGIKEVVIMGGAHFNGGNITPVAEFNLFADPQAAEVVLKSGVKLTYLPLDVTHKILTSDARLKQIAALNNNASKIVGDILNEYIKGDMEHYGIPGGPVHDATVVAYLLKPELFTGRSVNVVVDSREGPTFGQTIVDWYDGLKAPKNAFWVENGDAQGFFDLLTERLKRLK; encoded by the coding sequence ATGCAACGCTATGCTCAAAAACTGCATCAACTGGTCCGGAGTCTGCTGCTTTTGTCCGTGATAACTGCCACCGGCGCTCACGCGGCGGAGAAAATCGATCTGATCATCGACACCGATCCGGGTGCCGACGACGTCGTCGCGTTGCTGTTTGCCCTGGCCTCGCCGGATGAGTTGAATATTCGTGCGCTGACCACCGTCGCCGGCAACGTGCGCCTCGACAAGACCTCGCGTAATGCGCGGCTGGCTCGCGAGTGGGCAGGGCGCGAAGACGTGCCGGTCTACGCTGGCGCACCGAAACCGCTAATGCGCACGCCGATCTACGCCGAGAATATTCATGGCAAGGAAGGCCTGTCAGGCGTCACCGTACATGAGCCGAAAAAAGGTCTGGCCGAAGGCAGTGCAGTCAGTTATCTCATCGACACCCTCAAAAATGCCAAACCGCACAGCATCACCATCGCCATGCTCGGCCCACAGACCAACCTGGCGCTGGCGCTGATCCAGGAGCCGGAAATCGTCCAGGGGATCAAGGAAGTGGTGATCATGGGCGGCGCGCACTTCAACGGTGGCAATATCACGCCTGTAGCAGAGTTCAACCTGTTCGCCGACCCGCAAGCTGCTGAAGTGGTGCTCAAGAGCGGTGTGAAGCTGACTTACCTGCCGCTGGACGTCACGCACAAGATTCTCACCAGCGACGCCCGCCTGAAGCAGATTGCCGCGCTCAACAATAATGCGAGCAAAATTGTCGGCGACATCCTCAATGAATACATCAAGGGTGACATGGAGCATTACGGCATTCCGGGCGGTCCGGTGCATGACGCAACCGTCGTGGCTTATCTGCTCAAGCCGGAACTGTTCACCGGTCGCTCGGTGAACGTTGTGGTGGACAGCCGTGAAGGGCCGACGTTTGGCCAGACCATTGTCGACTGGTATGACGGCCTCAAAGCGCCAAAGAACGCATTCTGGGTTGAAAATGGCGATGCCCAGGGCTTTTTTGATCTGCTCACCGAACGCCTGAAGCGTCTGAAGTAA
- a CDS encoding ABC transporter permease, giving the protein MKTASSAGKRSGNFYGLGTYLGLAGALLAMVALFSVLSSHFLSYNTFSTLANQIPDLMVLAVGMTFVLIIGGIDLSVGSVLALAASTVSVAILGWGWGVLPSALLGMAVAALAGTVTGSITVAWRIPSFIVSLGVLEMARGLAYQMTGSRTAYIGDSFAWLSNPIAFGISPSFIIALLVIFIAQAVLTRTVFGRYLIGIGTNEEAVRLAGINPKPYKILVFSLMGLLAGIAALFQISRLEAADPNAGSGLELQVIAAVVIGGTSLMGGRGSVISTFFGVLIISVLAAGLAQIGATEPTKRIITGAVIVIAVVLDTYRSQRASRRG; this is encoded by the coding sequence ATGAAAACTGCATCTTCTGCCGGCAAACGTAGTGGCAACTTCTACGGACTGGGCACCTATCTGGGTCTGGCCGGGGCCCTGCTGGCGATGGTGGCGCTGTTCTCGGTATTGAGCAGCCACTTTTTGTCCTATAACACCTTCAGCACTCTGGCCAATCAGATTCCCGACCTGATGGTGCTGGCAGTCGGCATGACATTTGTGCTGATCATCGGTGGCATCGACCTTTCGGTCGGATCAGTGCTGGCATTGGCCGCTTCGACCGTCAGCGTGGCCATTCTCGGTTGGGGTTGGGGCGTTTTGCCTTCGGCGTTGCTCGGCATGGCCGTGGCGGCACTGGCCGGTACCGTCACCGGTTCGATCACCGTCGCCTGGCGAATTCCATCATTCATCGTGTCCCTGGGCGTGCTGGAAATGGCTCGGGGTCTCGCCTATCAGATGACCGGGTCGCGCACCGCGTACATCGGCGATTCGTTCGCCTGGCTGTCCAACCCGATCGCCTTTGGCATCTCGCCGTCATTCATCATCGCCTTGCTGGTGATCTTCATCGCACAGGCCGTATTGACCCGCACGGTATTTGGCCGCTATCTGATCGGCATCGGCACCAACGAAGAGGCGGTGCGTCTGGCCGGGATCAATCCCAAGCCCTACAAGATTCTGGTGTTCAGCCTGATGGGACTGTTGGCCGGGATCGCTGCGTTGTTTCAGATTTCGCGTCTGGAAGCGGCTGACCCGAACGCGGGCTCCGGGCTGGAATTGCAAGTGATCGCGGCGGTGGTGATCGGCGGTACCAGCCTGATGGGCGGGCGCGGTTCGGTGATCAGCACATTCTTTGGCGTATTGATCATTTCCGTACTGGCCGCTGGCCTGGCGCAGATCGGCGCTACCGAGCCGACCAAGCGCATCATCACTGGCGCGGTGATTGTCATTGCTGTGGTGCTCGATACTTATCGCAGTCAACGCGCCAGTCGACGGGGCTGA
- a CDS encoding DUF1654 domain-containing protein → MLTVKYCMHVQLNKDNLVAASSDAPDAYERMGMRVQKIINSPTAQKAKAALIFRLPDEPMDDWERLLEEIDENDNVTLAYRDDGGVQIFWVVPKED, encoded by the coding sequence ATGCTTACAGTTAAATACTGTATGCACGTACAGCTTAATAAGGATAACCTCGTGGCCGCTTCCTCTGATGCTCCTGACGCTTACGAACGCATGGGCATGCGCGTTCAGAAAATCATCAATTCCCCCACCGCACAAAAAGCCAAAGCCGCACTGATCTTCCGTTTGCCGGATGAGCCAATGGACGATTGGGAGCGTCTGCTCGAGGAAATCGACGAGAACGATAACGTCACCCTCGCCTATCGCGACGACGGTGGCGTGCAGATTTTTTGGGTTGTGCCGAAGGAAGATTGA
- a CDS encoding sugar ABC transporter ATP-binding protein, producing MSVSAPNAVLSVSGIGKTYAQPVLTGIELTLMRGEVLALTGENGAGKSTLSKIIGGLVTPTTGQMQFQGKDYRPGSRTQAEELGVRMVMQELNLLPTLSVAENLFLDNLPSNGGWISRKQLRKAAIEAMAQVGLDAIDPDTLVGELGIGHQQMVEIARNLIGDCHVLILDEPTAMLTAREVEMLFEQITRLQARGVSIIYISHRLEELARVAQRIAVLRDGNLVCVEPMANYNSEQLVTLMVGRELGEHIDMGPRKIGAPALTVKGLSRSDKVRDVSFEVRAGEIFGISGLIGAGRTELLRLIFGADVADSGSIALGSPAQVVNVRSPVDAVRNGIALITEDRKGEGLLLSQSISANIALGNMPEISSGGIVNNGDEISLAQRQIDAMRIRSSSPTQLVSELSGGNQQKVVIGRWLERDCSVLLFDEPTRGIDVGAKFDIYGLLGELTRQGKALVVVSSDLRELMLICDRIGVLSAGRLIDTFERDSWTQDDLLAAAFAGYQKRDALLNEAAPRDLP from the coding sequence ATGTCAGTTTCCGCCCCGAACGCTGTCCTCTCGGTCAGCGGCATCGGTAAGACCTATGCGCAACCGGTGCTGACCGGCATCGAGTTGACGCTGATGCGCGGTGAAGTGCTGGCGCTGACCGGCGAAAATGGTGCTGGTAAAAGTACCTTGTCGAAAATCATCGGCGGACTGGTCACACCGACCACCGGCCAAATGCAGTTTCAGGGCAAGGATTATCGTCCGGGCAGCCGCACCCAGGCCGAAGAGCTTGGCGTGCGCATGGTCATGCAAGAACTCAATCTGTTGCCGACATTGTCGGTGGCGGAAAATCTGTTCCTCGATAATTTGCCGAGCAATGGTGGCTGGATCAGCCGCAAGCAGCTGCGCAAGGCAGCGATCGAAGCGATGGCGCAAGTCGGTCTCGACGCGATCGATCCGGACACATTGGTCGGTGAGTTGGGCATCGGTCATCAGCAGATGGTCGAAATCGCCCGCAACCTGATCGGCGACTGTCATGTGCTGATTCTCGACGAACCGACCGCGATGCTGACAGCCCGAGAAGTCGAAATGCTTTTCGAGCAGATCACCCGACTGCAAGCGCGCGGCGTGTCGATCATTTACATCTCTCATCGTCTGGAAGAGCTGGCCCGGGTTGCCCAGCGAATTGCCGTGCTGCGCGACGGTAATCTGGTCTGCGTTGAGCCGATGGCCAATTACAACAGCGAGCAACTGGTCACGCTCATGGTCGGTCGCGAACTGGGCGAGCACATCGATATGGGGCCGCGCAAGATTGGCGCGCCGGCATTGACGGTCAAAGGCCTGTCTCGCTCGGATAAGGTGCGCGATGTTTCTTTTGAAGTGCGCGCCGGCGAGATTTTCGGCATCTCCGGACTGATCGGGGCAGGGCGCACGGAGCTGCTGCGCTTGATTTTCGGTGCCGATGTCGCCGATAGCGGCTCCATCGCGCTCGGCTCGCCAGCGCAGGTCGTCAACGTGCGCTCGCCGGTCGATGCGGTGCGTAACGGCATTGCCTTGATCACTGAGGATCGCAAAGGCGAGGGCCTTCTGCTCAGTCAGTCGATCAGTGCCAATATTGCGCTGGGCAACATGCCGGAAATTTCCAGTGGCGGAATCGTCAACAATGGCGACGAAATTTCTCTGGCGCAGCGTCAGATCGACGCCATGCGCATTCGCAGTTCGAGCCCGACACAGCTGGTTTCAGAGTTGTCAGGGGGTAATCAGCAGAAAGTGGTGATCGGCCGGTGGCTGGAGCGTGATTGTTCGGTGCTGCTGTTCGACGAACCGACCCGCGGCATCGACGTCGGCGCCAAGTTCGACATCTATGGGCTGCTTGGCGAATTGACCCGTCAGGGCAAAGCGCTGGTGGTGGTTTCCAGTGACTTGCGTGAGCTGATGCTGATCTGTGACCGGATTGGTGTGCTGTCGGCAGGGCGCCTGATCGACACCTTCGAGCGCGACAGCTGGACTCAGGATGATTTGCTTGCCGCCGCATTTGCCGGCTACCAAAAACGTGATGCGTTGCTCAACGAAGCGGCGCCTAGGGATCTCCCATGA